One window of Longimicrobium sp. genomic DNA carries:
- a CDS encoding M48 family metallopeptidase, with protein sequence MPRTRTLAHVAVLLAPLSLAACAGSIGLDEEAQLGAQYAAEIRGQVRLIQDPVAVEALNGMGKGLASRADSSGRRYTFYLVDSPEVNAFAIPGGHIFVNRGLIEHADLVSEMAGVLGHEIAHVTERHGLEQMEKQQRANVLVRLVYWALDREPGVVEQVVIQGGGAAVFAKYGRDAEREADERAVVTVANAGYDPDGIATFFEELLREQREEPTSFDQWFASHPTSTERVRNTRALIGTLGPLNRERMIRDTPEYQRFRARVQALPIRATTVRIRR encoded by the coding sequence ATGCCACGCACCCGCACCCTCGCACACGTAGCCGTGCTCCTCGCGCCGCTGAGCCTGGCCGCGTGCGCGGGGAGCATCGGGCTCGACGAGGAGGCGCAGCTCGGCGCGCAGTACGCGGCGGAGATCCGCGGGCAGGTGCGGCTCATCCAGGACCCCGTCGCGGTGGAGGCGCTCAACGGTATGGGGAAGGGGCTGGCATCCCGCGCGGACTCATCCGGGCGCCGCTACACCTTTTACCTGGTCGATTCGCCCGAGGTGAACGCGTTCGCCATCCCCGGCGGCCACATCTTCGTGAACCGCGGCCTCATCGAGCACGCGGACCTGGTGTCGGAGATGGCGGGGGTGCTGGGGCACGAGATCGCGCACGTCACCGAGCGGCACGGGCTGGAGCAGATGGAGAAGCAGCAGCGCGCCAACGTCCTGGTGCGGCTGGTCTACTGGGCGCTGGACCGCGAGCCGGGAGTGGTGGAGCAGGTGGTGATCCAGGGGGGCGGCGCGGCCGTCTTCGCCAAGTACGGCCGCGACGCCGAGCGCGAGGCGGACGAGCGCGCCGTGGTGACGGTGGCCAACGCCGGCTACGATCCGGACGGCATCGCCACCTTTTTCGAGGAGCTTCTTCGCGAGCAGAGGGAGGAGCCCACCTCGTTCGACCAGTGGTTCGCGTCGCATCCCACCAGCACGGAGCGCGTGCGCAACACCCGCGCGCTGATCGGGACGCTGGGCCCGCTGAACCGCGAGCGCATGATCCGCGACACGCCCGAGTACCAGCGCTTCCGCGCCCGCGTGCAGGCCCTGCCGATCCGTGCCACGACCGTGCGAATCAGGCGATAA
- a CDS encoding M1 family aminopeptidase, whose product MPRIRPASVLAIAAAAAAHPVRAQMSSNPMQPGVSLELARERAATLSGVRYSLALNITRRDSARGRVEAEFDRSGTGDLVLDFRGPSLHSVRANGAAVTDYQWAQGHIRIPARHLRDGSNRVSAEFTTRIAAAGAPIIRADDPKDATTYLYTLLVPADANALFPCFDQPDLKARVRMRITAPASWKVLTNSALEGLDSVRTAVVWRFGETKPISTYLIAFAAGPWATWESDGLTLYARASRRAEVEADSLIGANRRAAAWLADYFQVPFPFDKMDALLAPAFPFGGMEHVGAIFYNETQFVFREPPTLSQRLGREQTIYHEVAHQWFGDLVTMRWFDDLWLKEGFATYMAARMQAELAPESGAWKTFYLRNKPTAYATDATSGTTPVWQELANLDLAKSNYGPIVYNKAPSILKQLNFLVGDTAFRRGVRTFLIRHAYQNATWRDLLTAVEEESGTPLKQFGEQYILRAGMPVVETRLEVDGNKIRALRLVQRPARALPGDPGGWWPGRVRVRLAYHDRDDVVLPVTFAGTTTVVEGAAGLPLPDYVWSNDGDYGYGLFLLDDRSAGRVAASLGTTRDDLLRAQLWGALWDRVREGRMPAARFVETAIRELPRERDEQIADAVLGRASTALTLYLRPNDAARVAPAWERLLAARADDASLPYGMRKASLDALVGTVRTEAGRALLRDYLAGRKQFDGKPVQQPTRWSIVGALAALGEPNPAALIAAEAARDTGAEGPRRAFVAGAAIPTAAARTEYFRRYLDDPQLNEEWATASLGAFNDPARADLSLPHLRASLDRLEWIRDNRRIFFLPRWVNAFIGGQTTPEALAVVDRFLAENPRLPMDIRRKVLQARDELERTVRIRAAP is encoded by the coding sequence ATGCCACGCATCCGTCCCGCGTCCGTCCTGGCGATCGCCGCCGCGGCCGCCGCGCACCCCGTCAGAGCGCAGATGAGCTCCAATCCGATGCAACCCGGCGTCTCGCTGGAGCTGGCGCGGGAGCGCGCGGCCACGCTCTCCGGCGTGCGCTACTCGCTGGCGCTGAACATCACCCGGCGCGACTCGGCGCGCGGACGCGTGGAGGCGGAGTTCGACCGCAGCGGCACGGGCGACCTGGTGCTCGACTTCCGCGGACCGTCGCTCCACTCGGTGCGCGCGAACGGGGCCGCGGTCACGGACTACCAGTGGGCGCAGGGGCACATCCGCATCCCCGCGCGCCACCTGCGCGATGGGTCCAACCGGGTGTCCGCGGAGTTCACCACGCGCATCGCGGCGGCGGGGGCGCCCATCATCCGCGCCGACGATCCCAAGGACGCCACGACGTACCTCTACACCCTCCTGGTGCCGGCGGACGCCAACGCGCTCTTCCCCTGCTTCGACCAGCCGGACCTCAAGGCCCGCGTGCGCATGCGGATCACGGCGCCGGCGTCCTGGAAGGTGCTCACCAACAGCGCGCTGGAGGGGCTCGACTCCGTGCGCACGGCGGTGGTCTGGCGCTTCGGCGAGACGAAGCCGATCTCCACCTACCTCATCGCCTTCGCCGCCGGGCCGTGGGCGACGTGGGAGTCGGACGGGCTCACGCTGTACGCGCGCGCATCGCGCCGCGCGGAGGTGGAGGCGGACTCGCTGATCGGCGCCAACCGGCGCGCGGCGGCGTGGCTGGCCGATTACTTCCAGGTCCCCTTCCCCTTCGACAAGATGGACGCGCTCCTGGCCCCCGCCTTCCCCTTCGGCGGGATGGAGCACGTGGGGGCCATCTTCTACAACGAGACGCAGTTCGTCTTTCGCGAGCCGCCCACCCTTTCGCAGCGGCTGGGGCGCGAGCAGACCATCTACCACGAAGTCGCACACCAGTGGTTCGGCGACCTGGTGACGATGCGCTGGTTCGACGACCTTTGGCTCAAGGAGGGGTTCGCCACTTACATGGCGGCGCGCATGCAGGCGGAGCTGGCGCCCGAGAGCGGCGCGTGGAAGACCTTCTACCTGCGCAACAAGCCCACTGCCTACGCCACCGACGCCACTTCGGGCACCACGCCTGTGTGGCAGGAGCTGGCGAACCTTGACCTGGCGAAGAGCAACTACGGCCCCATCGTCTACAACAAGGCGCCGTCGATCCTGAAGCAGCTCAACTTCCTGGTGGGCGACACGGCGTTCCGCAGGGGGGTGCGCACCTTTCTCATCCGCCACGCCTACCAGAACGCCACCTGGCGCGACCTGCTGACCGCCGTCGAGGAAGAATCGGGCACGCCCCTCAAGCAGTTCGGCGAGCAGTACATCCTGCGCGCCGGAATGCCGGTCGTGGAGACACGGCTTGAGGTGGATGGGAACAAGATCCGCGCGCTGCGGCTGGTGCAGCGCCCGGCGCGCGCTCTCCCGGGCGATCCGGGCGGATGGTGGCCGGGGCGGGTGCGCGTGCGACTGGCGTACCACGACCGCGACGACGTCGTCCTCCCCGTCACCTTCGCCGGGACGACGACGGTCGTGGAGGGCGCCGCCGGGCTGCCACTGCCGGACTACGTGTGGAGCAACGACGGCGACTACGGCTACGGCCTCTTCCTGCTGGACGACCGCAGCGCCGGGCGCGTGGCGGCGAGCCTGGGCACCACCCGCGACGATCTCCTGCGCGCGCAGCTCTGGGGCGCGCTGTGGGACCGCGTGCGCGAGGGCCGCATGCCCGCCGCGCGCTTCGTGGAGACCGCCATCCGCGAGCTCCCCCGCGAACGCGACGAGCAGATCGCCGACGCCGTGCTCGGCCGCGCCTCCACCGCGCTCACCCTCTACCTGCGCCCGAACGACGCCGCCCGCGTGGCGCCGGCGTGGGAGCGCCTCCTCGCCGCCCGCGCGGACGACGCGAGCCTGCCGTACGGTATGCGGAAGGCGTCGCTGGACGCGCTGGTCGGCACCGTGCGCACCGAGGCCGGGCGCGCGCTGCTCCGCGACTACCTGGCGGGGCGCAAGCAGTTCGATGGAAAGCCAGTGCAGCAGCCCACGCGCTGGTCCATCGTGGGCGCCCTCGCCGCGCTGGGCGAGCCGAATCCGGCCGCGCTGATCGCCGCCGAGGCCGCGCGGGACACCGGCGCCGAGGGTCCTCGCCGCGCATTCGTGGCCGGCGCCGCCATCCCCACCGCCGCCGCGCGCACGGAGTACTTCCGGCGCTACCTGGACGATCCGCAGCTCAACGAGGAGTGGGCCACGGCTTCGCTGGGCGCCTTCAACGACCCCGCCCGCGCGGATCTGTCCCTCCCGCACCTGCGCGCCTCGCTCGACCGGCTGGAGTGGATCCGCGACAACCGACGGATCTTCTTCCTCCCGCGCTGGGTGAACGCCTTCATCGGCGGGCAGACGACGCCGGAAGCGCTGGCCGTGGTGGACCGCTTCCTGGCCGAGAACCCGCGGCTCCCCATGGACATCCGCCGCAAGGTCCTTCAGGCGCGCGACGAGCTGGAGCGGACCGTCCGCATCCGCGCCGCGCCCTGA
- a CDS encoding HAMP domain-containing sensor histidine kinase — protein MSSLAVAVAFFACGVVFFSTATLLLFNPRSRGVRWYALFQAGLMSWLAVQGWIFATGGTRGPLFFGIIHMLPAFFLAFALAEGMERPDWQALLPVCAGLVLLPFALHGERGTILDLWQLAAWVGGTVPMVRFATVSRRVKGPGERRLSLGVVGGMVAVLPLGLIGGYLTEGSHSVYALPLAMVWMQLLIFVGVSRLRFYDIEVRASRTGELAAAATEQERLAVLGELSASVAHEVRNPLTGMRSLAQRLAEDDVDDAKRRRYAAVILEEAERVERIVANLLGFARRATVRPEPGARTALAPLFDDLLLLVEAHARRGGVTVDADAGGSVAAAPREALAQAILNLLLNAIRHTPAGGTVRLAARPAQGDLEVVVSDTGPGVPPAERERIWEPFRSEGGGTGLGLAVVRRLARELGWEARVGGAPGGGAEFSIRIPAPQAAR, from the coding sequence ATGAGCTCCCTTGCCGTCGCGGTCGCGTTCTTTGCCTGCGGAGTGGTCTTCTTCAGCACCGCGACGCTGCTCCTCTTCAACCCCCGCAGCCGCGGGGTGCGCTGGTACGCCCTCTTTCAGGCGGGGCTGATGTCGTGGCTGGCCGTGCAGGGGTGGATCTTCGCCACCGGCGGCACGCGCGGACCGCTCTTCTTCGGCATCATCCACATGCTCCCCGCGTTCTTTCTCGCCTTCGCGCTGGCGGAGGGGATGGAGCGGCCGGACTGGCAGGCGCTCCTGCCGGTGTGTGCCGGCCTCGTCCTCCTCCCGTTCGCCCTGCACGGGGAGAGGGGGACGATCCTGGACCTGTGGCAGCTCGCCGCCTGGGTGGGTGGCACGGTCCCGATGGTGCGCTTCGCGACGGTGTCGAGACGGGTGAAGGGCCCGGGGGAGCGCCGGCTGAGCCTGGGCGTCGTGGGCGGGATGGTGGCCGTGCTCCCGCTGGGGTTGATCGGCGGCTATCTCACCGAGGGCTCGCACTCCGTCTACGCCCTGCCGCTGGCGATGGTGTGGATGCAGCTCCTGATCTTCGTGGGGGTGTCGCGGCTGCGCTTCTACGACATCGAGGTGCGCGCGTCCAGGACCGGCGAGCTTGCCGCCGCCGCCACCGAGCAGGAGCGCCTCGCGGTGCTGGGAGAGCTCTCCGCGTCGGTGGCGCACGAGGTGCGGAACCCCCTCACCGGCATGCGCTCGCTGGCCCAGCGCCTCGCCGAGGACGATGTGGACGACGCCAAGCGCCGGCGCTACGCCGCCGTGATCCTGGAGGAGGCGGAGCGCGTGGAGCGGATCGTGGCCAACCTGCTGGGCTTCGCGCGGCGCGCCACGGTGCGACCCGAGCCCGGCGCCCGCACGGCGCTCGCGCCCCTCTTCGACGACCTCCTCCTGCTGGTGGAGGCGCACGCGCGCAGGGGCGGCGTCACCGTCGATGCGGACGCGGGCGGCAGCGTGGCCGCGGCGCCGCGGGAGGCGCTCGCGCAGGCCATCCTCAACCTCCTCCTCAACGCCATCCGCCACACCCCAGCCGGAGGCACGGTCCGCCTCGCTGCCCGCCCCGCGCAGGGCGACCTGGAGGTGGTGGTGAGCGACACCGGCCCCGGCGTTCCCCCCGCCGAGCGCGAGCGGATCTGGGAGCCCTTTCGCAGCGAGGGCGGTGGGACGGGGTTGGGGCTCGCCGTCGTCCGCCGGCTGGCGCGCGAGCTGGGGTGGGAGGCGCGGGTGGGCGGCGCACCCGGCGGCGGCGCGGAGTTCTCCATCCGCATTCCAGCTCCACAGGCGGCGCGATGA
- the coaA gene encoding type I pantothenate kinase encodes MARPSPGSELSPYAEFRRGEWARLRGATPLTLSEAELDALRGVDGHVSLEEVSDIYLPLSRLLNLYVAAAQQLYRVTDTFLGSPAARVPYVIGVAGSVAGGKSTTSRILQALLARWPDHPKVDLVTTDGFLYPNGVLEARRIMHRKGFPESYDVRRLIRFLAEIKGGAEEARAPVYSHLIYDIVPGQELVVRRPDILIVEGLNILQTGAPQPERPARLFVSDFLDFSIYIDASERHLETWYIQRFQRLRETAFRDPTSFFHRYAIGMSDEESIAFAREVWATINAVNLRENVLPTRDRARLILQKGKDHRVERVRLRKL; translated from the coding sequence ATGGCAAGACCTTCCCCCGGCAGCGAGCTTTCGCCGTACGCCGAGTTCCGCCGCGGCGAGTGGGCGCGGCTGCGCGGCGCCACCCCGCTCACCCTCTCCGAAGCCGAGCTGGATGCCCTGCGCGGCGTGGACGGCCACGTGTCGCTGGAGGAGGTGTCGGACATCTACCTCCCCCTGTCGCGCCTGCTGAACCTGTACGTGGCGGCGGCGCAGCAGCTCTACCGCGTCACCGACACCTTTCTGGGGAGCCCGGCGGCGCGCGTGCCGTACGTCATCGGGGTGGCGGGGAGCGTGGCGGGGGGAAAGAGCACCACCTCGCGCATCCTGCAGGCGCTGCTGGCGCGTTGGCCGGACCATCCCAAGGTGGACCTGGTGACGACGGACGGCTTCCTGTATCCCAACGGGGTGCTGGAGGCGCGGCGGATCATGCACCGCAAGGGCTTCCCCGAGAGCTACGACGTGCGCAGGCTGATTCGCTTCCTGGCCGAGATCAAGGGCGGGGCAGAGGAGGCGCGCGCGCCGGTGTACTCGCACCTGATCTACGACATCGTCCCCGGCCAGGAGCTGGTGGTGCGGCGGCCGGACATCCTGATCGTGGAGGGCCTAAACATCCTGCAGACGGGCGCGCCGCAGCCGGAGCGGCCGGCGCGGCTCTTCGTGTCCGACTTCCTGGATTTCTCCATCTACATCGACGCCAGCGAGCGCCACCTGGAGACGTGGTACATCCAGCGCTTCCAGCGGCTGCGCGAGACCGCGTTCCGCGACCCCACCTCCTTTTTCCACCGCTACGCCATCGGGATGTCCGACGAGGAGTCGATCGCCTTCGCGCGCGAGGTGTGGGCCACCATCAATGCCGTGAACCTGCGCGAGAACGTGCTCCCCACGCGTGACCGCGCGCGGCTGATCCTGCAAAAGGGGAAGGATCATCGGGTGGAGCGGGTGCGGCTGCGGAAGCTGTGA
- a CDS encoding crosslink repair DNA glycosylase YcaQ family protein yields MELTQNAARALMVAAQGLDRRARRRAGKADVLAAIRRMGVLQIDTISVVARSPYLVLWSRLGAYEPRWLDELLAEGALFEYWAHEACFIPVEDFALFRHRMLDPAAMGWKYRAEFIRKNRETVDRLLATVRERGPVRSADFERRDGKGGGWWEWKPEKRMLESLFTAGELMIARRDNFHRVYDVRERVLPSWSDDQLPPREAVARELALKAVRALGVAKAKWVADYFRTSKRATPPIPARLADEGALLPVRVEGWKEPGYVHPDHHDLALRAAAGEIRPTLTTLLSPFDPLVWDRARAAELFGFDYRLECYTPEPKRRWGYFVLPILRRGALVGRLDAKAHRRDGVFEVRALYLEPGVRPTDRFVADVGGALRECAAWHGTPAVAIRQSDPPELAARLMQLAAPSNAPDTS; encoded by the coding sequence GTGGAGCTGACGCAGAACGCGGCACGGGCGCTGATGGTGGCCGCGCAGGGGCTGGACCGGCGGGCGCGGCGCAGGGCCGGCAAGGCGGACGTGCTGGCGGCGATCCGGCGCATGGGGGTGCTGCAGATCGACACCATCTCGGTGGTGGCGCGCAGCCCGTACCTGGTGCTGTGGAGCCGGCTGGGCGCGTACGAGCCGCGCTGGCTGGACGAGCTGCTGGCCGAGGGGGCGCTGTTCGAGTACTGGGCCCACGAGGCGTGCTTCATCCCCGTGGAGGACTTCGCGCTCTTTCGCCACCGCATGCTCGATCCCGCGGCGATGGGGTGGAAGTACCGCGCCGAGTTCATCCGCAAGAACCGCGAGACGGTCGACCGCCTTCTGGCCACCGTGCGCGAGCGCGGCCCCGTCCGCTCGGCCGACTTCGAGCGGCGCGACGGCAAGGGCGGCGGGTGGTGGGAGTGGAAGCCCGAGAAGCGGATGCTGGAAAGCCTCTTCACCGCCGGCGAGCTGATGATCGCCCGGCGCGACAACTTCCACCGCGTGTACGACGTGCGCGAGCGCGTCCTCCCCTCGTGGAGCGACGACCAGCTCCCCCCGCGCGAGGCGGTCGCGCGCGAGCTGGCGCTCAAGGCCGTGCGCGCGCTGGGCGTGGCGAAGGCGAAGTGGGTCGCCGACTACTTCCGCACCTCCAAGCGCGCCACCCCGCCCATCCCCGCGCGGCTGGCCGACGAGGGGGCCCTGCTGCCCGTGCGGGTGGAGGGGTGGAAGGAGCCCGGCTACGTCCACCCGGACCATCACGACCTGGCCCTGCGCGCGGCGGCGGGGGAGATCCGCCCCACCCTCACCACCCTTCTCTCCCCCTTCGACCCGCTGGTGTGGGACCGCGCGCGCGCCGCGGAGCTGTTCGGCTTCGACTATCGCCTGGAGTGCTACACCCCCGAGCCCAAGCGCCGCTGGGGGTACTTCGTGCTTCCCATCCTGCGCCGCGGCGCGCTCGTGGGCCGCCTGGACGCAAAGGCCCACCGCCGCGACGGCGTCTTCGAAGTCCGTGCGCTCTACCTGGAGCCCGGTGTGCGCCCCACCGACCGCTTCGTGGCCGACGTCGGCGGCGCGCTGCGGGAGTGCGCCGCCTGGCACGGCACCCCCGCGGTCGCCATCCGCCAGTCCGACCCGCCCGAGCTGGCCGCGCGTTTGATGCAGCTCGCCGCGCCATCAAACGCCCCAGATACGAGCTGA
- a CDS encoding sigma-54 dependent transcriptional regulator yields MKILVVDDERSIRFSLSELLEEEGHDVREAEHAPAALAALEDTPADLVISDLSMPAMSGLELLEEVRSRHPGTLFVLMTAHGDERLAVRALREGAYGYVPKPFDNEEIRAIARRARELLALRAENVRLREELGGAFHGLIGDSPALRQVQSVVRRAAPTDATVLITGESGTGKEVVARALHAESRRSGAAFVAINCSALPGELIESELFGHMRGAFTGADRDRVGLFEAAGGGTLFLDEVGDLAAPAQAKLLRALEERQVTPVGGTKPVAVDVRVVAATNRPLQQMAAEGTFREDLLYRLSVIGLHLPPLRERREDIPAIAAHFLAYFAERHARPTRALSEAARRILLAHDWPGNVRELRNAVERAVVLAEGETIEPADLPPGLDTRAPLGPVDAALADLSWADARARAMDAWERGFLAAALERHGGNVSRTAQALGIHRQSLQKRLRQIGLERD; encoded by the coding sequence ATGAAGATCCTGGTGGTGGACGACGAGCGCTCGATCCGCTTCTCGCTTTCGGAGCTGCTGGAGGAGGAGGGGCACGACGTGCGAGAGGCCGAGCACGCCCCCGCCGCCCTGGCCGCGCTGGAGGATACGCCGGCGGACCTGGTGATCTCAGACCTCTCGATGCCCGCCATGAGCGGGCTCGAATTGCTGGAGGAGGTGCGCTCGCGGCACCCCGGAACCCTCTTCGTGCTGATGACGGCGCACGGCGACGAGCGGCTGGCGGTGCGCGCGCTGCGCGAGGGGGCGTATGGCTACGTCCCCAAGCCCTTCGACAACGAGGAGATCCGCGCCATCGCCCGCCGCGCCCGCGAGCTCCTGGCCCTGCGCGCGGAGAACGTGCGGCTGCGCGAGGAGCTGGGCGGCGCCTTCCACGGGCTGATCGGCGACTCGCCCGCGCTGCGCCAGGTGCAGAGCGTGGTGCGCCGCGCCGCCCCCACCGACGCCACCGTCCTCATCACCGGCGAGAGCGGCACGGGAAAGGAGGTCGTCGCCCGCGCCCTGCACGCGGAGAGCCGGCGGAGCGGCGCGGCGTTCGTGGCCATCAACTGCTCGGCCCTTCCCGGCGAGCTGATCGAGAGCGAGCTCTTTGGACACATGCGCGGCGCCTTCACCGGCGCCGACCGCGACCGCGTGGGGCTGTTCGAGGCGGCGGGCGGCGGGACGCTCTTCCTGGACGAGGTGGGCGACCTGGCCGCTCCCGCGCAGGCCAAGCTCCTCCGGGCGCTGGAGGAGCGGCAGGTGACTCCCGTGGGCGGCACGAAGCCGGTGGCCGTGGACGTGCGCGTGGTGGCCGCTACCAACCGGCCGCTTCAGCAGATGGCGGCGGAGGGCACCTTTCGCGAGGACCTCCTGTACCGGCTGAGCGTGATCGGCCTGCACCTTCCGCCCCTGCGCGAGCGGCGGGAGGACATCCCTGCCATCGCGGCGCACTTCCTCGCGTACTTCGCCGAGCGTCACGCCCGCCCCACCCGCGCCCTTTCCGAGGCGGCCCGGCGCATCCTGCTGGCACACGACTGGCCGGGCAACGTCCGCGAGCTGCGCAACGCCGTGGAGCGCGCCGTCGTGCTGGCCGAGGGGGAGACGATCGAGCCCGCCGACCTCCCTCCCGGCCTGGACACGCGCGCGCCGCTGGGGCCCGTCGATGCCGCCCTCGCGGACCTCTCCTGGGCCGACGCCCGCGCGCGAGCCATGGATGCGTGGGAGCGCGGCTTCCTGGCGGCGGCGCTGGAGAGGCACGGCGGCAACGTCTCGCGCACGGCGCAGGCGCTCGGCATCCACCGGCAGAGCCTGCAGAAGCGCCTTCGCCAGATTGGGCTTGAACGCGACTGA